Sequence from the Actinomyces slackii genome:
GCGCCTGCCTGTCCACCGAGGTCGCCAAGACCATCTCCCACGGGATGTTCGATGACATGCTCATACAGGAGGCTCCGGCGATGATCTTCGCCGGGCTGGCCGGCGCGATCCTGTGGAACCTGGCCACATGGCTGTTCGGGCTGCCCTCATCGTCGTCGCATGCGCTCTTCGGCGGCCTCATCGGAGCGGTCATGGTGGCCGCGGGCGTCAATGGCGTCCACTGGGGCACCGTGGTCTCCAAGATCATCCTTCCCGCTCTCGTCGCCCCCGTCGTCGCGGGCCTGGCCGCCGCGCTGGCCACGGTCCTGGCCTACCGGCTGGCCCGCCCCTCGGACCGCTACTCCCAGGCGGTCTTCCGCAACGGGCAGAGGCTGTCGGCCTCCATGGTGGCCCTGGCCCACGGGACCTCTGACGGCCAGAAGACCATGGGAGTCATCACCCTGGCCCTCGTGGCCGGCGGATACCAGGCACCGGGCACCAACCCGCAGTGGTGGGTCATCGGCGCGGCCGGACTGGCCATCGGGTTGGGAACCTACTCGGGCGGCTGGCGCATCATGCGCACCATGGGCAAGGGGCTGGTCCACATCGACTCCCCCCAGGGCTTCGCCGCCGAGACCGCATCGACAGTGGCCATCCTGGCCTCCTCCCACCTGGGATTCGCCCTGTCCACCACCCATATCTGCACCGGTTCCATCCTGGGCTCGGGCATCGGGCGCGGAACCAAGGTCTCATGGGGGACCGCGGGCAAGATGGGCATCGCCTGGCTCATCACCCTGCCCTGTGCCGGCGTCGTGGGGGGCCTGACCTCCTACATCGCGGTGCGCGGCGGCGTGGCGGGCACCGTGCTGGTCATCGGCCTGCTGATCTGCGGCTCACTGGCGATCATTCGCCAGGCCAGCCACAACCGGGTCGACTTCTCCAACGTCAACGACTCCGAGGAGGTCGTGGTGGTCAAGCGCCAGCACCCGGAGTTGACGCGCGCGCCCCGCAGCGTGGAGCAGATCCGCAGCGAGCTCACGGGCCAGGAGGATCACTCGCGCACCGTCCTGGCCGACGACCTCGCCTCGGAGGCCTCCGAGGCGATCAGCACTCAGCAGAGCAGGGAGAGCGTGGCATGAGCATCGACTGGGCCTCGCTGGCACTGGTGACGGCAGTGACCGTCCTGGGCACCGCATTCATCATGGTCATCTGCTCGTGGGCGGCGCGCATGCTCGATGAGGTGCATATCAAGCGGAGCAACCATGAGGTCAAGGGCCTCCATGCCGCAGAGCTCTCAGCCGGGGTCCTCCTCTTCCTGGCCGGACTCATCGTCCTGTACGGGCTGTGGCTCATCATCCCCTACTTCCACTGAGACGCGAGCGCATCAGTCCGCTCGCAGGGCCACCGGCACGGGCGCCGGCTTGCTACTCTCCATGCGTGACTGAGGACCTCAAGACCCTGGCCCTGGACGCGATCGCCTCATCGAGGGCGAGCGACGACCCCGACTACCCCCGCTTCCACGTCGTCGCCCCCGTGGGGCGGCTCAACGATCCCAATGGCCTGCTGGTCGATGGGCAGACCTACCACGCCTTCTACCAGTTCAGCCCCTTCCACCCGCGGCGCAAGCTCGTCTACTGGGGGCACTCCTCGTCACGCGATCTGGTGACCTGGGAGCA
This genomic interval carries:
- a CDS encoding inorganic phosphate transporter yields the protein MSTILFIVIVVVVTALIFDFTNGFHDSANAMATSVATGAFSPRRAVLVAAVLNVIGACLSTEVAKTISHGMFDDMLIQEAPAMIFAGLAGAILWNLATWLFGLPSSSSHALFGGLIGAVMVAAGVNGVHWGTVVSKIILPALVAPVVAGLAAALATVLAYRLARPSDRYSQAVFRNGQRLSASMVALAHGTSDGQKTMGVITLALVAGGYQAPGTNPQWWVIGAAGLAIGLGTYSGGWRIMRTMGKGLVHIDSPQGFAAETASTVAILASSHLGFALSTTHICTGSILGSGIGRGTKVSWGTAGKMGIAWLITLPCAGVVGGLTSYIAVRGGVAGTVLVIGLLICGSLAIIRQASHNRVDFSNVNDSEEVVVVKRQHPELTRAPRSVEQIRSELTGQEDHSRTVLADDLASEASEAISTQQSRESVA